From Erigeron canadensis isolate Cc75 chromosome 8, C_canadensis_v1, whole genome shotgun sequence, one genomic window encodes:
- the LOC122611190 gene encoding microtubule-associated protein 70-2-like isoform X2, whose translation MEDTPEMLEYSNVRPPVSETTPLTVSGSFKESARVSGRRRNSRRPSLDTDEFMNLLHGSDPVKVELNRLENEVRDKDRELNEAQAEIKALRLSERLREKAVEELTEELSKVDEKLKLTESLLDAKTLEIKKINDEKKASMAAQFAAEATLRRVHAAQKDDDMPPIEAILAPLEAELKIARQEIAKLQDDNKALDRLTKSKEAALLEAERTVQVALAKASMVDDLQNKNQELMKQIEICQEENKILDKMHRQKVAEVEKLTQTVRELEEAVLAGGAAANAVRDYQRKVQEMNEERKTLDRELARAKVTANRVATVVANEWKDSNDKVMPVKQWLEERRFLQGEMQQLRDKLAITERAAKSEAQLKEKFQLRLRVLEDTLRSPNSFARSSADGKSMSNGPSRRQSLGGGDNFSKMASNGILPKRSPSFQMRSTLSSGSSSILRHAKGTSKSFDGGSRALDRSKFTSNGSGSPTFNLGQSCEGTKDIEIGNLDEKPSGSSGTEIEDTVPGLLYDLLQKEVVALRKSGHEKDQSIKDKDDAIEMLAKKVDTLTKAMEVEAKKMRREVAAMEKEVAAMRVDKEQDSRAKRFANSKGPVNSSQLLPAR comes from the exons ATGGAAGACACGCCGGAGATGCTAGAGTACAGCAATGTACGGCCGCCGGTATCCGAAACGACGCCTTTGACTGTTTCAGGATCCTTTAAGGAAAGTGCTAGGGTATCAGGTCGTAGAAGGAATTCAAGGAGACCTAGTTTAGATACTGATGAGTTTATGAATCTTCTCCACGGGTCGGATCCGGTTAAAGTGGAGCTTAATCGTTTAGAAAATGAAGTTAGAG ATAAGGATAGGGAGCTGAATGAAGCTCAAGCTGAGATCAAGGCTCTCAGGCTGTCAGAACGTCTCCGTGAGAAAGCTGTTGAAGAG CTAACTGAAGAGTTGTCAAAGGTCGATGAGAAGCTGAAGTTGACGGAATCTCTTCTAGATGCCAAA ACTCTTGAAATTAAGAAAATCAATGATGAGAAGAAAGCATCTATGGCTGCCCAGTTTGCAGCAGAAGCCACTCTTAGAAGGGTTCATGCTGCTCAAAAGGATGATGACATGCCCCCTATTGAAGCAATTCTTGCACCATTAGAAGCTGAGTTGAAGATTGCTCGACAAGAG aTTGCTAAGCTACAGGATGACAATAAAGCATTGGACCGACTGACGAAATCAAAAGAGGCTGCTCTACTTGAAGCTGAGAGAACTGTACAGGTAGCCTTGGCGAAGGCTTCAATGGTGGATGATCTTCAGAATAAGAATCAAGAATTGATGAAGCAGATTGAAATTTGCCAG GAGGAAAACAAAATTTTGGATAAAATGCATCGTCAAAAAgtggctgaagttgaaaaacTTACACAAACAGTACGCGAGCTTGAAGAGGCTGTTCTTGCTGGTGGTGCTGCTGCAAATGCTGTGAGGGATTATCAGCGAAAAGTTCAAGAGATGAAT GAGGAACGAAAAACTCTGGATCGAGAGCTAGCTCGTGCAAAAGTTACAGCAAATAGAGTAGCAACAGTAGTAGCTAATGAATGGAAAGATTCTAATGACAAAGTGATGCCCGTAAAACAATGGCTTGAAGAAAGAAGGTTCTTGCAG GGAGAAATGCAACAACTGCGGGACAAATTAGCTATAACCGAGCGTGCGGCAAAGTCTGAAGCACAATTGAAA GAAAAATTTCAACTGCGACTCAGAGTACTGGAAGACACTTTGAGATCACCGAACTCTTTTGCTCGTAGCTCAGCAGATGGAAAAAGCATGAGCAATGGGCCTTCACGTCGCCAGTCCTTGGGTGGAGGTGATAACTTCTCGAAGATGGCTTCAAATGGAATATTACCGAAAAGATCACCATCTTTCCAAATGAGATCAACACTTTCATCTGGTTCCAGTTCAATTCTGAGGCATGCAAAGGGTACATCAAAGTCATTTGATGGGGGTTCACGGGCACTTGACAGGAGTAAGTTTACTTCAAATGGAAGTGGCAGTCCTACTTTTAATCTTGGCCAATCATGCGAGGGAACCAAAGATATCGAGATAGGAAATTTGGATGAGAAACCTAGTGGCTCGTCAGGAACCGAAATCGAGGATACTGTGCCGGGACTGTTGTATGATTTGCTTCAGAAAGAGGTGGTTGCTTTGAGAAAATCTGGTCATGAAAAGGATCAAAGCATAAAAGACAAGGATGATGCAATTGAA ATGTTAGCTAAGAAAGTAGACACTTTAACCAAAGCTATGGAGGTTGAAGCCAAAAAGATGAGAAGGGAGGTGGCTGCAATGGAGAAGGAGGTAGCTGCTATGCGGGTCGACAAAGAACAGGATTCCAGGGCTAAACGCTTTGCAAACTCCAAAGGTCCTGTAAACAGCTCTCAGCTACTTCCAGCCAGGTA G
- the LOC122580106 gene encoding uncharacterized protein LOC122580106, which translates to MYATLSFASFFPTISQNVTTTSIFIISRTNTYSTRPPKSICQSPQPSTTRCWARRQVRYNDDEDENDQEYGHNEEIAMLEFYSQIAQEALLVKAIVDDQEVEVLIFKGFSSSLSSETPPDPTRSILPERAVIKGIDRVKGPFDPSNIDYIEKDLTVEAFKEVVEKIKAIQQSK; encoded by the exons ATGTATGCTACATTATCCTTCGCTTCTTTTTTCCCTACAATTTCTCAAAATGTCACCACAACTTCAATCTTCATAATTAGCCGCACTAATACCTACTCGACCAGACCTCCAAAATCCATTTGCCAGAGTCCGCAACCGTCCACCACTCGTTGTTGGGCTAGACGGCAAGTTAGATACAATGACGACGAAGATGAAAACGACCAAGAATATGGACACAATGAAGAAATAGCAATGTTGGAATTCTATAGCCAAATTGCACAAGAAGCACTTTTGGTTAAAGCAATAGTGGATGACCAAGAAGTTGAAGTTCTTATCTTCAAG GGATTCTCGTCGAGCTTGAGCTCAGAAACTCCTCCCGACCCAACAAGGAGTATTCTTCCGGAAAGAGCGGTTATTAAAGGCATTGATCGAGTTAAAGGCCCTTTTGATCCATCTAATATCGATTACATTGAGAAGGACTTAACCGTTGAGGCTTTTAAAGAAGTTGTTGAGAAAATAAAAGCCATTCAACAATCCAAATGA
- the LOC122611190 gene encoding microtubule-associated protein 70-2-like isoform X1, with amino-acid sequence MEDTPEMLEYSNVRPPVSETTPLTVSGSFKESARVSGRRRNSRRPSLDTDEFMNLLHGSDPVKVELNRLENEVRDKDRELNEAQAEIKALRLSERLREKAVEELTEELSKVDEKLKLTESLLDAKTLEIKKINDEKKASMAAQFAAEATLRRVHAAQKDDDMPPIEAILAPLEAELKIARQEIAKLQDDNKALDRLTKSKEAALLEAERTVQVALAKASMVDDLQNKNQELMKQIEICQEENKILDKMHRQKVAEVEKLTQTVRELEEAVLAGGAAANAVRDYQRKVQEMNEERKTLDRELARAKVTANRVATVVANEWKDSNDKVMPVKQWLEERRFLQGEMQQLRDKLAITERAAKSEAQLKEKFQLRLRVLEDTLRSPNSFARSSADGKSMSNGPSRRQSLGGGDNFSKMASNGILPKRSPSFQMRSTLSSGSSSILRHAKGTSKSFDGGSRALDRSKFTSNGSGSPTFNLGQSCEGTKDIEIGNLDEKPSGSSGTEIEDTVPGLLYDLLQKEVVALRKSGHEKDQSIKDKDDAIEMLAKKVDTLTKAMEVEAKKMRREVAAMEKEVAAMRVDKEQDSRAKRFANSKGPVNSSQLLPARNVARGGLTRSTQ; translated from the exons ATGGAAGACACGCCGGAGATGCTAGAGTACAGCAATGTACGGCCGCCGGTATCCGAAACGACGCCTTTGACTGTTTCAGGATCCTTTAAGGAAAGTGCTAGGGTATCAGGTCGTAGAAGGAATTCAAGGAGACCTAGTTTAGATACTGATGAGTTTATGAATCTTCTCCACGGGTCGGATCCGGTTAAAGTGGAGCTTAATCGTTTAGAAAATGAAGTTAGAG ATAAGGATAGGGAGCTGAATGAAGCTCAAGCTGAGATCAAGGCTCTCAGGCTGTCAGAACGTCTCCGTGAGAAAGCTGTTGAAGAG CTAACTGAAGAGTTGTCAAAGGTCGATGAGAAGCTGAAGTTGACGGAATCTCTTCTAGATGCCAAA ACTCTTGAAATTAAGAAAATCAATGATGAGAAGAAAGCATCTATGGCTGCCCAGTTTGCAGCAGAAGCCACTCTTAGAAGGGTTCATGCTGCTCAAAAGGATGATGACATGCCCCCTATTGAAGCAATTCTTGCACCATTAGAAGCTGAGTTGAAGATTGCTCGACAAGAG aTTGCTAAGCTACAGGATGACAATAAAGCATTGGACCGACTGACGAAATCAAAAGAGGCTGCTCTACTTGAAGCTGAGAGAACTGTACAGGTAGCCTTGGCGAAGGCTTCAATGGTGGATGATCTTCAGAATAAGAATCAAGAATTGATGAAGCAGATTGAAATTTGCCAG GAGGAAAACAAAATTTTGGATAAAATGCATCGTCAAAAAgtggctgaagttgaaaaacTTACACAAACAGTACGCGAGCTTGAAGAGGCTGTTCTTGCTGGTGGTGCTGCTGCAAATGCTGTGAGGGATTATCAGCGAAAAGTTCAAGAGATGAAT GAGGAACGAAAAACTCTGGATCGAGAGCTAGCTCGTGCAAAAGTTACAGCAAATAGAGTAGCAACAGTAGTAGCTAATGAATGGAAAGATTCTAATGACAAAGTGATGCCCGTAAAACAATGGCTTGAAGAAAGAAGGTTCTTGCAG GGAGAAATGCAACAACTGCGGGACAAATTAGCTATAACCGAGCGTGCGGCAAAGTCTGAAGCACAATTGAAA GAAAAATTTCAACTGCGACTCAGAGTACTGGAAGACACTTTGAGATCACCGAACTCTTTTGCTCGTAGCTCAGCAGATGGAAAAAGCATGAGCAATGGGCCTTCACGTCGCCAGTCCTTGGGTGGAGGTGATAACTTCTCGAAGATGGCTTCAAATGGAATATTACCGAAAAGATCACCATCTTTCCAAATGAGATCAACACTTTCATCTGGTTCCAGTTCAATTCTGAGGCATGCAAAGGGTACATCAAAGTCATTTGATGGGGGTTCACGGGCACTTGACAGGAGTAAGTTTACTTCAAATGGAAGTGGCAGTCCTACTTTTAATCTTGGCCAATCATGCGAGGGAACCAAAGATATCGAGATAGGAAATTTGGATGAGAAACCTAGTGGCTCGTCAGGAACCGAAATCGAGGATACTGTGCCGGGACTGTTGTATGATTTGCTTCAGAAAGAGGTGGTTGCTTTGAGAAAATCTGGTCATGAAAAGGATCAAAGCATAAAAGACAAGGATGATGCAATTGAA ATGTTAGCTAAGAAAGTAGACACTTTAACCAAAGCTATGGAGGTTGAAGCCAAAAAGATGAGAAGGGAGGTGGCTGCAATGGAGAAGGAGGTAGCTGCTATGCGGGTCGACAAAGAACAGGATTCCAGGGCTAAACGCTTTGCAAACTCCAAAGGTCCTGTAAACAGCTCTCAGCTACTTCCAGCCAG GAATGTGGCAAGGGGCGGGTTGACGCGAAGCACCCAATAA
- the LOC122580105 gene encoding adagio protein 3, with amino-acid sequence MGILAKEENDDVSADDVHLTKKLKYTAAQDDEQKKQLQLLEEEEEGYSCSDEEEDIDDDNNDGFVLRLGEYFNPMIPTSIVVSDAMEPDLPIIYVNKVFESVTGYRADEVLGRNCRFLQYRDPRAQRRHPLVDPVCVSEIRRCLNEGLDFQGELLNFRKDGTPMVNRLRLAPIHDDDGIVTHVIGIQVFTETKIDLNSVSYPVFKETCKNQSDQEVGKYSPKSGQIKYIECQEICGILQLSDEVMAHNILSRLTPRDVASIGSVCRRIRQLTKNEHLRKMVCQNAWGREVTGALENMTHKLGWGRLARELTTLEAVCWKKLRVGGAVEPSRCNFSACAAGNRLVLFGGEGVNMQPMDDTFVLNLDAVNPEWRQVSVKSSPPGRWGHTLSCLNGSWLVVFGGCGKQGLLNDVFVLDLDAKQPTWIEVYGGGAPPPRSWHSSCTIEGSKLVVSGGCTDAGVLLNDTFLLDLTMKNPIWREIPTSQVPPSRLGHSLSVYGRTKILMFGGLANSGHLRLRSSEVYTIDLVDEKPQWRLLECNAFTGVGIQSAVVPPPRLDHVAMSMPCGRIIIFGGSIAGLHSPAQVFLLDPAEEKPSWRILNVPGQPPKFAWGHSTCVVGGTRVLVLGGHTGEEWVLNELHELCLASRQDVES; translated from the exons ATGGGAATCCTTGCTAAAGAAGAAAACGACGACGTTTCAGCTGATGATGTCCATCTAACAAAAAAGCTCAAATACACAGCAGCTCAAGatgatgaacaaaaaaaacaattacaactactagaagaagaagaagaaggttaCAGCTGCAGCGACGAAGAAGAAGATATTGACGATGATAATAATGATGGATTTGTGTTAAGATTAGGAGAGTATTTTAATCCGATGATTCCGACGTCGATAGTGGTTTCAGATGCCATGGAACCCGATTTACctattatttatgttaataaAGTTTTTGAATCCGTGACCGGCTACCGTGCTGATGAAGTCCTCGGCCGCAACTG TCGATTTTTGCAGTACCGAGACCCACGAGCCCAAAGACGGCATCCTCTGGTGGACCCCGTTTGTGTGTCGGAGATCAGAAGGTGTCTAAATGAAGGCCTTGATTTCCAGGGAGAGCTTCTTAACTTTAGAAAAGACGGTACTCCAATGGTGAACCGACTAAGACTTGCTCCGATACATGACGATGATGGTATAGTCACACACGTTATCGGTATTCAAGTGTTTACAGAAACGAAAATCGATTTAAATAGTGTGTCATACCCTGTTTTTAAAGAGACTTGCAAGAACCAATCTGATCAGGAGGTGGGTAAGTATTCTCCAAAGAGTGGACAAATAAAGTATATAGAGTGCCAGGAAATATGTGGGATTCTTCAGCTTTCTGATGAAGTAATGGCTCACAACATTTTGTCACGTTTGACGCCTCGAGATGTTGCTTCGATTGGTTCTGTTTGTAGAAGGATACGTCAACTTACAAAGAACGAGCATTTGAGGAAAATGGTGTGTCAAAATGCTTGGGGGAGAGAAGTGACAGGTGCATTAGAAAACATGACGCATAAGTTAGGGTGGGGTCGTCTAGCTCGAGAATTAACCACTCTTGAAGCTGTTTGTTGGAAGAAACTTAGAGTCGGTGGTGCGGTTGAGCCTTCACGATGCAATTTTAGTGCTTGTGCTGCTGGTAACCGACTAGTTTTGTTTGGAGGGGAAGGAGTTAATATGCAGCCGATGGATGATACTTTTGTTCTCAATCTTGACGCTGTGAATCCTGAGTGGCGTCAGGTGAGTGTAAAGTCTTCCCCACCGGGTCGTTGGGGCCACACTCTCTCATGCCTTAACGGGTCTTGGTTAGTGGTTTTTGGTGGGTGTGGAAAACAAGGGTTACTCAACGATGTGTTTGTTCTTGACCTGGATGCCAAGCAACCAACATGGATAGAAGTCTATGGTGGTGGTGCGCCGCCACCTAGGTCTTGGCACAGCTCATGCACCATAGAAGGGTCAAAACTAGTGGTTTCAGGTGGGTGCACCGATGCAGGAGTCCTTCTAAACGACACATTTTTGCTTGATCTAACTATGAAAAATCCTATTTGGAGAGAGATTCCAACTTCGCAGGTCCCTCCATCTCGACTAGGCCATTCGTTGTCAGTTTATGGAAGGACCAAGATTCTTATGTTTGGTGGGCTTGCTAACAGTGGTCACTTAAGGTTAAGATCAAGTGAGGTATACACCATAGATCTGGTGGATGAGAAGCCGCAATGGAGGCTTTTGGAATGCAATGCATTTACAGGGGTAGGGATCCAGAGTGCGGTGGTTCCACCGCCTAGGCTTGACCATGTAGCCATGAGTATGCCATGTGGGCGCATAATAATATTTGGAGGTTCAATTGCTGGGCTGCACTCTCCTGCTCAGGTGTTCTTGCTGGACCCTGCAGAGGAGAAACCGTCTTGGAGGATACTGAATGTACCTGGTCAACCCCCAAAATTTGCTTGGGGTCATAGTACTTGTGTGGTTGGGGGTACAAGGGTTCTTGTTTTGGGTGGTCATACGGGCGAAGAGTGGGTTCTTAATGAGTTACATGAACTGTGCTTGGCAAGCAGGCAGGATGTGGAGTCATGA
- the LOC122610024 gene encoding phragmoplastin DRP1C: MATMESLIGLVNRIQMACTVLGDHGGEGMSLWEALPTVAVVGGQSSGKSSVLESVVGRDFLPRGSGIVTRRPLVLQLHKIERGTEYAEFLHAPRKKFTDFAAVRKEIEDETERLTGRSKAISNRPIHLSIYSPNVVNLTLIDLPGLTKVAVEGQPESIVEDIENMVRSYVEKPNCIILAISPANQDIATSDAIKLAREVDPSGDRTFGVVTKLDLMDKGTNCLDVLEGRSYKLQHPWVGIVNRSQADINKNVDMMAARRKEQEYFETSPDYGHLAPKMGSVYLAKLLSRHLESVIRQKIPSIVALINKNIDEINAELDRIGRPIGTDGGAQLYTILELCRAFDRVFKEHLDGGRPGGDRIYGVFDHQLPAALKKLPLDRHLSTSNVRKVVSEADGYQPHLVAPEQGYRRLIDGSLGYFKGPAEATVDAVHFILKELVRKSIAETVELKRFPSLQADIAAASNESLEKFRDESRKTVSRLVEMESTYLTVEFFRKIHESDKNPRDDKQSNRSGPNAADRYEDYHFRKIGSNVSAYIGMVSDTLRNTIPKAVVYCQVREARRSLLNLFYAQIGRKEKEQLGRMLDEDPSLMEKRETLAKRLQLYRSARDEIDSVAWK; this comes from the exons atggcaACAATGGAGAGCCTGATCGGGCTCGTTAACAGGATACAAATGGCGTGCACTGTATTAGGAGATCACGGCGGTGAAGGCATGTCTCTTTGGGAAGCTCTTCCTACCGTCGCCGTCGTCGGTGGTCAG AGTTCGGGGAAATCGTCTGTGCTCGAGAGCGTTGTTGGAAGAGATTTCTTACCTCGTGGATCTG GTATTGTTACAAGGAGGCCATTGGTATTGCAGCTGCATAAGATAGAGAGGGGAACTGAGTATGCAGAATTTCTTCATGCCCCAAGGAAAAAGTTCACGGATTTCG CTGCCGTGCGCAAGGAGATTGAAGATGAAACAGAGCGTCTTACTGGGAGGTCAAAAGCAATCTCTAACCGTCCAATTCACCTTAGCATTTATTCTCCAAATG TTGTGAACCTGACTCTCATTGATCTCCCCGGGTTAACAAAAGTTGCTGTAG AGGGACAGCCAGAGTCCATAGTGGAAGATATTGAAAATATGGTCCGTTCTTATGTTGAGAAG CCAAATTGTATCATATTGGCAATTTCTCCTGCTAATCAAGACATTGCCACATCTGATGCTATAAAGCTTGCTAGAGAAGTTGACCCTTCAG GCGACCGCACATTTGGAGTAGTCACTAAACTCGATCTCATGGATAAGGGAACCAACTGTTTGGAT GTTCTTGAGGGAAGATCCTACAAGCTTCAACATCCATGGGTTGGAATTGTAAATCGTTCACAAGCTGATATCAACAAGAATGTTGACATGATGGCTGCTCGAAGGAAGGAGCAAGAATACTTTGAAACTAGCCCCGATTATGGTCACCTGGCACCTAAAATGGGTTCAGTATATCTTGCAAAACTTTTGTCGAGG CACTTAGAGAGTGTTATCAGGCAGAAGATACCAAGTATAGTTGCTTTGATTAATAAGAACATTGATGAAATTAATGCAGAGCTGGACCGCATAGGCAGGCCAATCGGAACAGATGGAGGG GCACAGCTGTATACAATTTTGGAATTGTGCCGTGCATTTGACCGTGTGTTCAAAGAGCACCTTGATGGAGG GCGACCAGGAGGAGATCGGATATATGGAGTCTTTGATCATCAGCTACCGGCTGCGTTGAAAAAACTTCCACTGGATCGTCACCTCTCTACTAGTAATGTCAGAAAAGTTGTTTCAGAGGCTGATGGTTATCAACCCCATTTAGTTGCTCCTGAGCAAGGATATAGACGACTAATAGATGGATCTCTTGGATATTTTAAAGGCCCAGCTGAAGCAACCGTTGATGCG GTACACTTCATTCTGAAAGAACTTGTGAGGAAATCTATTGCAGAGACAGTG GAGCTGAAGCGGTTCCCGTCCCTCCAAGCTGACATAGCAGCCGCTTCAAATGAATCATTGGAAAAGTTTCGTGATGAAAGCCGGAAGACAGTTAGCCGCCTGGTGGAAATGGAATCAACTTATCTAACAGTAGAGTTTTTTCGTAAGATCCATGAATCAGATAAGAACCCAAGAGATGATAAGCAGTCAAACAGATCAGGCCCAAATGCAGCAGATCGTTACGAGGATTATCACTTCAGGAAGATCG GGTCAAATGTCTCTGCCTACATTGGTATGGTTTCTGATACTCTGAGGAATACTATACCGAAGGCCGTGGTATATTGTCAAGTCAGAGAAGCAAGGAGATCATTGCTAAATCTATTCTATGCACAAATTGGCAGAAAAGAG AAAGAGCAGCTTGGCAGAATGTTGGATGAAGATCCATCACTCATGGAAAAGAGAGAGACCTTAGCCAAGAGACTTCAGTTGTACAGGTCAGCCCGAGATGAGATCGACTCAGTTGCATGGAAGTGA